A genome region from Halichondria panicea chromosome 15, odHalPani1.1, whole genome shotgun sequence includes the following:
- the LOC135348832 gene encoding solute carrier family 15 member 4-like yields the protein MSFTRMRETLPAQDKGKPLEQSEEADDRSPRLSRCPKPKFQLRKFSSKAAVLVLIWNFLVNCIFGSLDNLIYLFHLNEEAFSNVFPFTMLIIVALLSGWIADTYLGHYRTAKIGFVLLFVASVLQSVLVIAKHSPDENYPLGLRIGLVAPTVSLGYGSAAILLVTLPQIGLDQMPDCFVTNITSFIAWFVFSVFAGFWVSEFSTTIVAVCIGDDLATVWSLFPVICMSIVLISDFFLTPKWLIIKPKSPKSLKNIYRVLNFASKHKSPVNRSALTYWEEDIPSRIDLGKSKYGGPYTIEQVEDVKTLLQILALTTPLWITLTSFNMYGNTMSLADFNGTVLDERCSSQVAQYFTYDWYLVAMVLIVVYELVIYPLFGHIVTSSIRRIGAATVLTAILNILCIFLSIYYYYTNYIPVVVAYGHTFSVCLIALLMLTALVEFVSAQSPYNMRGLLLGYVWCINSFTYAIASLAYYMTRDFEDNQVVLLVHTVISALLSLIGLVSFGLLARWYTGRVRDDVTTPHMWVEEVYDRYLPEKPDVN from the coding sequence ATGTCGTTTACACGAATGAGAGAGACTCTACCAGCTCAGGACAAAGGAAAACCATTGGAGCAATCTGAGGAGGCAGATGACCGCTCTCCAAGGCTTAGTCGATGTCCCAAGCCTAAATTTCAACTGAGAAAATTCTCCTCTAAAGCAGCTGTGTTAGTGCTCATTTGGAACTTCCTAGTGAACTGTATATTTGGATCGCTGGACAATCTCATTTATCTGTTTCATCTGAATGAAGAAGCGTTTTCTAATGTTTTCCCCTTCACAATGTTGATTATTGTTGCCCTACTCTCTGGTTGGATTGCAGACACTTACCTCGGACATTACAGGACAGCCAagattggatttgtactattGTTTGTAGCGTCTGTCTTGCAATCAGTGCTTGTGATAGCAAAGCATTCGCCtgatgaaaattacccgcttgGTTTGAGAATTGGGTTGGTTGCGCCTACAGTGTCTCTAGGTTATGGCAGCGCAGCTATTCTATTGGTCACCTTGCCTCAAATCGGTCTAGATCAAATGCCTGATTGCTTCGTCACAAACATTACTAGTTTTATTGCCTGGTTTGTCTTTTCAGTATTTGCTGGTTTTTGGGTTAGTGAGTTTTCAACGACCATAGTTGCAGTTTGTATTGGGGACGATTTAGCTACTGTCTGGAGCTTGTTTCCAGTGATATGCATGTCGATTGTTCTCATCTCAGACTTTTTCTTAActccaaaatggctaataattAAACCAAAATCGCCGAAGTCACTAAAAAATATCTACCGTGTTTTGAATTTTGCATCTAAACACAAGTCTCCTGTTAACCGCAGTGCTCtgacatactgggaggaagacatacccTCTAGAATAGACCTGGGGAAGTCAAAATATGGTGGACCGTACACGatagagcaagttgaagatgtgaaaactcTCCTACAAATCTTGGCTCTAACGACTCCCCTTTGGATAACTCTTACGTCATTTAACATGTATGGCAACACAATGTCTCTAGCAGATTTCAATGGAACGGTTTTAGATGAGCGATGCTCGTCACAAGTCGCGCAGTACTTCACCTATGATTGGTACTTGGTTGCTATGGTTCTCATTGTGGTTTACGAGCTGGTGATTTACCCGCTATTTGGGCACATAGTTACAAGCAGCATTCGACGTATTGGTGCAGCAACTGTGCTCACTGCAATTTTGAACATTCTTTGCATATTTCTGTCTATTTACTACTATTACACGAATTATATTCCTGTTGTGGTAGCTTATGGTCACACGTTCAGTGTGTGTCTGATCGCCTTGTTGATGTTGACTGCTTTAGTTGAGTTTGTGTCTGCTCAGTCTCCCTACAATATGCGTGGTCTCCTTCTTGGCTATGTATGGTGCATCAATTCTTTCACATATGCAATCGCCAGCCTTGCCTATTACATGACACGTGACTTTGAAGATAACCAAGTTGTGTTATTAGTACACACTGTTATATCTGCTCTGCTCAGTCTAATAGGGTTGGTATCGTTCGGTCTGCTTGCTCGCTGGTATACTgggagagttagagatgacGTTACGACTCCTCATATGTGGGTGGAAGAAGTATACGACCGATATCTCCCCGAAAAACCTGATGTtaattga
- the LOC135348846 gene encoding solute carrier family 15 member 4-like — translation MQFRPRMCSYSLRWFYSKGALLVLIWTILVMLAAITLMMLFFDSFLTHEKHVWNLILFLPLCSYLVFAPLSGWLADARFGSYKLIRVGFVLLFVSSICYCVLGVVVSEGVPFNSVFVNVLVILSSTVTGIAVSVCLVTSIQLGLDQMPDASSSNITSFIAWFISCIWFGLWFSDSLFSIIRACIDSNARSMLMQFWSLVPALCMAVVLILDFVVAPKLIIIEPKSPQSLKTIYQVLKFAAKHKAPLNRSALTYWEEDIPSRMDLAKSRYGGPFTTEQVEDVKTFFKLFIVTLPLWTMNISLTQIDSVFNATAVDLFSSVCLNQVAYYFTYHDMWCLLICIVLYEFTIYPFIKHYLPSILKRIGIVLFCVVLVNAIFLTCTILVYCGVVNYNSVFSYSNRICIYLSVSALFTSSLELVCAQAPYSMRGLFSGYVVFVISIIMPGSVALTLVSNTICDRDCSNLICFSVKLASSLVGFISHCFLARWYKRRVRDDGFVAQRIVEEVYDRYLSSPS, via the coding sequence ATGCAGTTTAGGCCTAGAATGTGTAGCTACAGTCTGAGATGGTTCTACTCCAAGGGAGCTCTACTGGTCTTAATTTGGACTATTCTCGTGATGTTAGCTGCCATTACTTTGATGATGTTGTTTTTTGATTCGTTTTTGACACATGAAAAGCATGTTTGGAACTTAATTTTGTTTCTTCCACTTTGCTCATATCTTGTGTTTGCTCCTTTGTCTGGGTGGCTGGCTGATGCGAGGTTCGGGAGCTACAAACTGATTAGAGTTGGATTTGTCTTATTGTTTGTCTCATCAATTTGCTATTGTGTTCTTGGTGTTGTAGTATCTGAAGGAGTTCCATTCAATTCAGTTTTTGTGAATGTTTTGGTTATTTTATCATCCACTGTTACTGGCATAGCAGTATCTGTTTGCTTAGTTACTTCTATTCAGCTTGGGTTGGATCAAATGCCTGATGCCTCGAGCTCTAACATTACCAGCTTTATAGCTTGGTTCATTTCTTGTATTTGGTTTGGACTTTGGTTTTCTGATAGTCTGTTTAGTATTATTCGTGCTTGTATTGATAGCAATGCTCGTTCCATGTTGATGCAGTTTTGGAGTCTTGTTCCAGCTTTGTGTATGGCGGTTGTGCTTATCCTAGATTTTGTAGTCGCTCCAAAATTGATCATTATTGAACCGAAGTCACCTCAGTCCTTGAAGaccatctaccaagttctcaagtttgctgccaagcacaaggctcccctcaatcgcagtgctctcacttactgggaggaagacattccttcaagaatggaccttgCAAAATCACGATACGGAGGACCATTCACTACGGaacaagttgaagatgtgaagactTTCTTTAAACTGTTCATTGTAACTCTGCCTCTCTGGACTATGAACATTTCTCTCACACAAATAGACTCCGTTTTTAACGCAACAGCTGTTGATTTGTTCTCCTCTGTTTGTTTGAACCAGGTTGCTTACTACTTTACATATCATGATATGTGGTGTTTGCTCATCTGCATTGTGTTGTACGAGTTCACCATATACCCGTTCATCAAACACTATCTACCCAGTATCTTGAAGCGAATTGGAATTGTACTGTTTTGTGTGGTCCTCGTGAATGCCATATTCCTAACATGCACTATTCTCGTTTACTGCGGTGTAGTCAATTATAACTCTGTCTTCTCGTATTCGAATAGGATATGCATTTATCTTTCTGTAAGTGCTTTATTTACTTCGTCGCTGGAGTTAGTgtgtgctcaagctccataCAGCATGAGAGGACTATTCTCTGGCTATGTCGTCTTTGTGATTTCTATAATAATGCCAGGAAGTGTAGCACTAACTTTGGTATCGAATACGATTTGTGATCGGGATTGTTCAAATCTTATCTGTTTTTCTGTCAAGCTTGCGTCTAGTTTGGTTGGATTCATTTCTCACTGCTTcttggctcgctggtacaagaggagagtgaGAGACGATGGTTTTGTGGCTCAGAGAattgtggaggaggtctacgATCGATATCTATCAAGCCCGTCATAA